The following proteins are co-located in the Pontiella desulfatans genome:
- a CDS encoding HIT family protein: MKNWSRTMSDCIFCKIVEKEIPSTIVFEDADVLAFMDIGPIVKGHALVIPKQHHDPVTETPDEVLAKLFLTAKKIAKAQMNAFGAQGVNIMQNNGRAAGQEVEHIHVHVIPRFEEDGHHWNWNPKRYDDFDEMAKLADQLREQL; encoded by the coding sequence TTGAAGAATTGGAGCCGAACCATGAGTGATTGCATTTTCTGCAAAATCGTTGAAAAGGAAATCCCATCCACCATCGTCTTTGAGGACGCGGATGTGCTCGCGTTCATGGATATTGGCCCCATTGTAAAAGGACATGCCCTTGTGATTCCCAAGCAACACCATGATCCGGTAACCGAAACGCCGGATGAGGTTTTGGCCAAGCTTTTTCTCACGGCTAAGAAAATCGCGAAGGCACAAATGAACGCATTCGGTGCACAAGGGGTCAATATCATGCAAAACAACGGAAGGGCGGCTGGACAGGAAGTTGAACATATCCACGTGCACGTCATACCGCGTTTCGAAGAGGACGGGCACCACTGGAACTGGAATCCAAAAAGATACGATGATTTCGATGAAATGGCCAAATTGGCCGATCAATTGCGGGAACAACTTTAG
- a CDS encoding Minf_1886 family protein: MNNPSLDDLLAPILLKDDRYQAQAYVFVREGLDHTVRKLEKPRHVSGGELLEGMREYALQEYGPVTKRVLSEWGINECVDFGHIVFNLVNEGLLGKTEEDSIEDFMEGYDFHEAFIQPFRPKKPSACPVSAD; the protein is encoded by the coding sequence ATGAACAATCCAAGCCTAGACGATTTACTCGCCCCGATCCTCCTGAAGGACGACCGCTACCAGGCCCAGGCCTATGTGTTTGTGCGCGAAGGGCTCGACCACACCGTGCGCAAACTCGAAAAGCCCCGCCACGTAAGCGGCGGTGAACTGCTCGAGGGCATGCGCGAATACGCCCTCCAGGAATACGGTCCCGTAACCAAGCGGGTGCTTTCCGAGTGGGGAATCAATGAATGCGTCGACTTTGGCCATATCGTCTTCAACCTGGTGAACGAAGGGTTGCTGGGGAAGACAGAAGAGGACTCCATCGAGGATTTCATGGAGGGCTACGATTTCCACGAAGCGTTCATCCAGCCCTTCCGCCCCAAAAAGCCATCGGCATGCCCGGTTTCCGCCGATTAG
- the gspD gene encoding type II secretion system secretin GspD, with amino-acid sequence MNTPGKPVSWLLIASMFSLNLPGAVAQEETNQTQAVSAENVPPGTAITSRRDSSTSIPPVQTGVTRDASKSEVAINWENVTLKDCIEVLSRDLGMEFIISPSVNVTQEVSIRAGDVTSWNRENKLELFDAILDTAGVQRIQRGRVWVFAPSDIRPVITGSAGSDLADGQPVIGVIQLKSISGAQAQQFLGTIGGKPQRVFAMGGTQTIIVIGTKAFLRQVEELIAMVDVPPSVMSHYVLKNADAEDVATELGNVFYRQIGSNGQPIRFFAVARRNAVVAQNIASGIEQEVEKWVKFLDETDNLNERVTKVYRMQVIEADVIGKTLSNLYSDLYKQSQLRERERGKTATKIAKAGAGANGGGKSAAPSADSKGSPKNQAAKPAAPSPNQTSGGGNGGMDGIASSMDEEVIIHSDKDTNTLIINAPAEMHREIEKTIKELDKSRRQVLIETAMVEVVLDDGMDFGVEWAVQGGGNPAHAGAQMSGLELGALAAGTTPLTEAANGFTYFVKSNDEKWALIQAAKDEDRLQVLSSPTVLTRDGMEAEVSFGSEVPIQQSSVTDAGKENFSYDYRDAKITLTVTPHIDDDQMVTLNLEQTVRRVVENTISTDNDAPVFRTREIRSNLQVDDGQTIILGGLIERGDREERVGIPFLMDIPFIGFLFGRTSVTKEGTEILMIMTPYVVDSRDETDLLTRDFRRKVLGGLNKTSADIRTLYDLQEEAPEEAN; translated from the coding sequence ATGAACACACCCGGCAAGCCGGTCAGCTGGCTTTTGATTGCATCCATGTTTTCGCTCAACCTCCCGGGCGCGGTGGCCCAGGAGGAGACAAACCAAACCCAGGCGGTTTCAGCTGAAAACGTTCCACCGGGAACGGCCATCACCAGCAGGCGCGATTCCTCCACCTCCATCCCCCCCGTCCAAACCGGCGTCACGCGCGATGCCTCCAAATCCGAGGTGGCCATCAATTGGGAAAACGTCACCCTCAAGGACTGCATCGAGGTGCTTTCCCGCGATCTCGGCATGGAATTCATCATTTCCCCCTCCGTCAACGTCACCCAGGAGGTCAGCATCCGCGCCGGCGATGTCACCTCGTGGAACCGCGAAAACAAGCTCGAACTCTTCGATGCCATTCTCGACACCGCCGGCGTCCAGCGCATCCAGCGCGGCCGCGTCTGGGTGTTCGCCCCGTCCGATATCCGCCCGGTCATCACCGGAAGTGCCGGATCCGACCTGGCCGACGGCCAGCCCGTCATCGGCGTCATACAGCTCAAAAGCATCAGCGGCGCGCAGGCGCAGCAATTCCTTGGAACCATTGGCGGCAAGCCCCAGCGCGTATTCGCCATGGGCGGCACGCAGACCATCATCGTGATCGGAACCAAGGCGTTCCTGCGCCAGGTCGAGGAACTCATCGCCATGGTGGATGTTCCGCCGTCGGTCATGTCGCACTATGTGTTGAAGAACGCCGATGCCGAAGACGTGGCGACTGAACTGGGCAATGTGTTCTACCGCCAGATCGGCAGCAACGGCCAGCCCATCCGCTTTTTCGCCGTGGCCCGCCGCAACGCCGTCGTCGCGCAGAACATTGCATCCGGTATCGAGCAGGAAGTGGAGAAATGGGTGAAGTTCCTCGATGAAACCGACAACCTCAACGAGCGCGTCACCAAGGTCTACCGCATGCAGGTCATTGAAGCCGATGTCATTGGAAAAACCCTCTCCAACCTCTATTCCGACCTGTACAAACAATCCCAGCTGCGCGAACGCGAGCGCGGAAAAACCGCCACCAAGATTGCCAAGGCCGGTGCCGGCGCAAACGGCGGGGGCAAGTCTGCGGCGCCCAGCGCGGATTCCAAAGGTTCCCCGAAAAACCAGGCCGCCAAGCCGGCCGCCCCCTCCCCGAACCAAACCTCCGGAGGCGGGAATGGCGGAATGGATGGAATCGCATCCTCGATGGATGAAGAAGTCATCATCCATTCCGACAAGGATACCAACACCCTCATCATCAACGCACCCGCCGAAATGCACCGCGAAATCGAGAAAACCATCAAGGAACTCGATAAATCCCGCCGCCAGGTCCTCATCGAAACCGCCATGGTCGAGGTGGTGCTCGACGACGGCATGGACTTCGGCGTCGAATGGGCCGTGCAGGGCGGGGGCAACCCGGCGCACGCCGGCGCCCAGATGAGCGGTCTCGAGCTCGGCGCGCTCGCCGCCGGAACCACCCCGCTGACCGAGGCCGCCAACGGCTTCACCTATTTCGTCAAATCGAACGACGAAAAGTGGGCGCTCATCCAGGCCGCCAAGGACGAAGACCGCCTGCAGGTGCTCTCCTCCCCGACCGTACTCACGCGCGATGGCATGGAAGCCGAGGTTTCCTTTGGCTCCGAAGTGCCCATCCAGCAGAGCAGCGTCACCGACGCGGGCAAGGAAAACTTTTCATACGACTACCGCGACGCCAAGATCACCCTCACCGTAACCCCGCACATCGACGACGACCAAATGGTTACCCTCAACCTGGAGCAAACCGTACGCCGCGTCGTCGAAAACACCATTTCCACCGATAACGACGCCCCCGTCTTCCGCACCCGCGAAATCCGCTCCAACCTCCAGGTCGACGATGGCCAGACCATCATCCTCGGCGGCTTGATCGAACGCGGCGACCGCGAAGAACGCGTCGGCATTCCATTCCTGATGGATATCCCCTTCATCGGTTTTCTCTTCGGCCGCACCTCGGTCACGAAGGAGGGCACCGAAATCCTGATGATCATGACCCCCTATGTCGTTGATTCGCGCGATGAAACCGACCTGCTCACGCGCGACTTCCGCCGCAAGGTGCTCGGCGGCCTGAACAAAACCAGCGCCGACATCCGAACACTCTACGATCTTCAGGAAGAAGCGCCCGAGGAGGCGAACTGA
- a CDS encoding GspE/PulE family protein, protein MAYRPIGDILVANGCVNRDAVEAALRKQNEGGGLPKLGRILVEDGAIQPAELLKALSEQYDLPASPHEKPADHLFLDENLPFPFMIEHRVLFQMVEEAISAITDDPSDWSSIEAARLHHGEALPVHLVTEAQMDEALGKVQAFAENNLKSMMAEAEVFQAGEWGDEEEHLRDLALEAPVVRMVNLIITQAVEKRASDIHVEIGEYNLRVRYRVDGVLHAAEMIDRKHHAAVISRMKLLAKLDIAERRIPQDGRIKMQVHGHDLDMRVATTPTIYGENVVIRLLNQQHVELNFGSLGMPAHEEGLFSKMVEQPQGFILVTGPTGSGKTTTLHTALTHLNSDKVKIITIEDPVEIRLQGINQIQMNPKIGMTFANGLRSIVRQDPDIVMVGEIRDAETADIAIQASLTGHMVLSTLHTNDAAGSVARLADMGVESYLIASALTGALAQRLCRRVCPKCAEATVVSRSHLSDFPEAVEPEYTLYHGKGCEHCDGTGFYGRMGLYELMGTNDEMRELIQKSPESGPIRAMARQHGTRLLRESGWEAIIAGTSTVEEIRRVTQWS, encoded by the coding sequence ATGGCCTACCGTCCCATAGGCGATATCCTCGTCGCGAACGGGTGCGTCAACCGCGATGCCGTCGAGGCCGCCCTGCGCAAGCAGAACGAGGGTGGGGGACTGCCCAAGCTTGGCCGGATCCTCGTGGAGGACGGGGCCATCCAGCCCGCCGAACTCCTCAAGGCGCTCTCCGAGCAATACGATCTGCCCGCCAGTCCCCACGAAAAACCGGCCGACCACCTTTTCCTCGACGAAAACCTGCCGTTTCCGTTCATGATCGAGCACCGCGTGCTCTTCCAAATGGTCGAAGAGGCCATCTCCGCCATCACCGACGACCCCTCCGACTGGTCGTCCATCGAGGCCGCGCGCCTGCACCACGGCGAGGCGCTTCCAGTCCACCTGGTGACCGAGGCGCAGATGGACGAAGCCTTGGGCAAGGTGCAGGCCTTTGCCGAAAACAACCTGAAGTCGATGATGGCCGAGGCCGAGGTTTTCCAGGCCGGCGAGTGGGGCGACGAGGAGGAGCACCTGCGCGACCTCGCGCTCGAGGCGCCCGTCGTTCGCATGGTCAACCTCATCATCACCCAGGCCGTTGAAAAACGTGCGTCCGACATCCACGTCGAGATCGGCGAATACAACCTGCGCGTCCGCTACCGCGTCGACGGTGTCCTCCACGCCGCCGAGATGATCGACCGCAAACACCACGCCGCCGTCATTTCGCGTATGAAGCTGCTCGCCAAGCTCGATATTGCCGAGCGCCGCATCCCGCAGGATGGCCGCATCAAGATGCAGGTCCACGGGCACGATCTCGACATGCGCGTTGCCACCACGCCAACGATCTACGGCGAAAACGTCGTCATCCGCCTGCTCAACCAGCAACACGTCGAGCTCAATTTCGGCAGCCTCGGAATGCCCGCGCATGAGGAAGGCCTCTTCTCCAAAATGGTCGAGCAGCCGCAGGGCTTCATCCTCGTCACCGGCCCGACCGGTAGCGGCAAGACCACCACGCTGCACACGGCGCTCACGCACCTGAATTCCGACAAGGTCAAGATCATCACCATCGAGGATCCCGTCGAAATCCGCCTGCAGGGCATCAACCAGATCCAGATGAACCCCAAGATCGGCATGACCTTCGCCAACGGCCTCCGCTCCATCGTCCGCCAGGACCCGGACATCGTGATGGTCGGCGAAATCCGCGATGCCGAGACGGCCGACATCGCCATCCAGGCCTCGCTCACCGGCCATATGGTGCTCTCCACCCTGCATACCAACGATGCCGCCGGCAGCGTGGCCCGCTTGGCCGACATGGGGGTCGAGTCGTACCTCATCGCCTCCGCCCTCACCGGCGCGCTCGCCCAGCGGCTCTGCCGCCGCGTCTGCCCCAAGTGCGCCGAAGCCACCGTGGTGTCGCGCTCGCACCTCTCCGATTTTCCCGAAGCGGTCGAGCCCGAATACACGCTCTACCACGGCAAAGGCTGCGAGCATTGCGACGGCACCGGCTTTTACGGCCGCATGGGACTCTACGAACTCATGGGCACCAACGATGAAATGCGCGAGCTGATCCAAAAGTCGCCCGAATCCGGCCCCATCCGCGCCATGGCCCGCCAGCACGGCACCCGCCTCCTCCGCGAGAGCGGCTGGGAGGCCATCATCGCCGGCACAAGCACCGTGGAAGAGATCCGCCGCGTCACGCAGTGGAGTTAG
- a CDS encoding type II secretion system F family protein: MIKFSYKAMTPTGEARNGVIEAPTPARAALMLQQNGLVVLNISNSASAESSVSVSKSLGGRISAQQLMEFSSETSALLDAKIPLEEALKTQADLCTHPKFKEILTEVWKDVNGGASFADALARHPKVFERFYSNMVRGGEASGSLELIMQRIAALMERRQALRAKVTSAMIYPSLLLIMGIAVVAGLMLFLIPKLTEMFAESGQLLPASTRAVIAMSEFNRNYWWLTPMLVLGGFGAFKFSTRTEEGKTKWGLKVLKIPMMGRLIAEAETSRFCRMLSALLDGQVPILQAISITGGTLSNAALRSLMGKVYETVQAGKPMGPLLQQHPEFPQLASRMVTMGEDSGELGTMLNKVADRYEDKVSATTDRFVSVLEPIMIVVMGIFVAFIVIGMMQGMMAMSTSGR, translated from the coding sequence ATGATCAAGTTTTCCTACAAAGCCATGACGCCAACGGGCGAAGCGCGCAACGGGGTGATCGAAGCGCCGACTCCTGCGCGTGCCGCACTGATGCTCCAGCAAAATGGCCTGGTGGTTCTGAACATTTCAAATTCCGCTTCCGCGGAAAGCTCCGTCTCGGTTTCGAAATCGCTCGGAGGCCGGATCTCGGCGCAGCAGCTGATGGAGTTTTCATCCGAAACCTCGGCCTTGCTCGATGCCAAGATTCCGCTCGAAGAGGCGCTAAAGACGCAGGCCGACCTCTGCACCCACCCCAAATTCAAGGAAATCCTCACCGAGGTTTGGAAGGATGTCAACGGGGGCGCCTCCTTCGCCGATGCGTTGGCCCGGCATCCGAAAGTGTTCGAGCGCTTTTATTCCAACATGGTGCGCGGCGGCGAGGCCTCGGGCTCGCTGGAGCTGATCATGCAGCGCATCGCCGCCCTGATGGAGCGGCGCCAGGCGCTACGCGCCAAGGTGACCAGCGCGATGATCTATCCCTCGCTCCTGCTCATCATGGGCATTGCCGTGGTCGCCGGCCTCATGCTGTTCCTCATCCCCAAGCTCACCGAAATGTTTGCCGAAAGCGGCCAGCTGCTTCCGGCCTCCACCCGCGCGGTCATCGCCATGAGCGAATTCAACCGCAACTATTGGTGGCTCACGCCCATGCTGGTGTTGGGCGGATTCGGTGCATTCAAGTTTTCCACCCGCACGGAGGAAGGCAAAACCAAGTGGGGGCTCAAGGTGCTGAAGATCCCGATGATGGGCCGCTTGATCGCCGAGGCCGAAACCAGCCGCTTCTGCCGCATGCTCAGCGCGCTGCTCGATGGGCAGGTTCCGATCCTCCAGGCCATTTCCATCACCGGAGGAACGCTTTCCAACGCCGCGCTGCGCAGCCTCATGGGCAAAGTCTACGAAACCGTGCAGGCCGGCAAGCCGATGGGGCCGCTGCTCCAGCAGCATCCCGAATTCCCGCAGCTCGCCTCGCGCATGGTCACCATGGGGGAGGATTCCGGCGAGCTCGGCACCATGCTCAACAAGGTGGCCGACCGCTATGAGGACAAGGTGTCCGCCACCACCGACCGTTTTGTGAGTGTGCTCGAACCGATCATGATCGTCGTCATGGGGATCTTTGTTGCCTTCATCGTCATCGGCATGATGCAGGGCATGATGGCCATGAGTACGAGCGGAAGATAG
- the gspG gene encoding type II secretion system major pseudopilin GspG — MNEKKKQKKAGFTLVELLVVIVILMVIGTISMQTFRKEPDKARVQAARTSFSQLETALERYKLDMGTYPTEEAGLNALVSAPEENDGSWGGPYMRKAKDISDPWGNDYLLKVPASDGTDYEIICLGADGAEGGEGFMADLSSIDE, encoded by the coding sequence ATGAATGAGAAAAAGAAACAGAAGAAAGCCGGCTTTACGTTGGTCGAACTACTCGTAGTGATCGTGATCCTGATGGTGATCGGCACCATTTCGATGCAGACCTTCCGCAAGGAGCCCGACAAGGCGCGGGTGCAGGCGGCGCGCACCTCGTTCAGCCAGCTCGAAACCGCCCTCGAGCGCTACAAGCTCGACATGGGCACCTATCCCACCGAAGAGGCCGGGCTGAATGCGCTCGTCTCCGCGCCGGAAGAGAACGACGGCTCCTGGGGCGGCCCCTACATGCGCAAAGCCAAGGATATCAGCGACCCGTGGGGCAACGACTATCTCCTCAAGGTTCCCGCCTCCGACGGCACCGACTATGAAATCATCTGCCTCGGCGCCGACGGCGCGGAAGGCGGAGAAGGTTTCATGGCGGATCTCTCGTCGATCGACGAATAA
- a CDS encoding prepilin-type N-terminal cleavage/methylation domain-containing protein, translated as MSKDGQASSIRKRATKQAFTLVELIVVLAIVAVLVGISVPAIAAFGSPKETLRKEGRRVMRLMNEARQVAMSRKVRVEIRIDPVLNEIRAVESHAYRALMANYPDGLVDREDEEWIAFMSNRFERAVSFGEEISLEGFSIEEIEVPFDEDDAFQRLDLPETQYDGAEDAEAETVALTFSHFGGSDGGGMTLRFKETSLNIAADILTGRPKVVNRRVGEP; from the coding sequence ATGTCGAAGGACGGCCAAGCATCAAGCATCAGGAAGCGAGCTACGAAACAAGCGTTTACGCTGGTTGAGCTCATCGTGGTGCTGGCGATCGTTGCCGTCTTGGTGGGCATCAGTGTGCCGGCCATTGCCGCATTCGGCTCTCCGAAGGAGACCCTTCGCAAGGAGGGGCGGCGGGTGATGCGGCTGATGAACGAGGCGCGGCAGGTGGCGATGAGCCGCAAGGTGCGCGTCGAAATCCGCATCGATCCCGTGTTGAACGAGATCCGTGCGGTGGAGTCGCACGCCTATCGTGCGCTGATGGCCAACTATCCCGACGGACTCGTTGACCGCGAGGACGAGGAATGGATCGCGTTCATGAGCAACCGGTTCGAACGCGCTGTTTCATTTGGCGAGGAAATCTCGCTGGAGGGCTTTTCGATCGAGGAGATCGAAGTGCCGTTCGACGAGGACGATGCGTTCCAGCGCCTGGATCTGCCCGAAACGCAATACGATGGCGCGGAAGACGCGGAGGCCGAGACCGTGGCGCTCACCTTTTCCCACTTCGGCGGCAGCGACGGGGGCGGGATGACGCTCCGCTTCAAGGAAACCTCGCTCAACATTGCCGCCGACATTCTTACGGGCAGGCCCAAGGTGGTGAATCGAAGGGTGGGGGAACCATGA
- a CDS encoding type IV pilus modification PilV family protein, which yields MKKGFTILEILIALLVFAIGVTGMLGALGHHMKEVSLAEDHARGVRIAQREMNALRRLRYFPAMEMTGEEGRYVWTATVEEADYDELPGVDSDEVSNSRALRPCTMSVLVQWSDSAGGELRRRVLFQGMELFQRR from the coding sequence ATGAAAAAGGGCTTCACCATTCTCGAGATCCTGATTGCCCTGCTGGTTTTCGCCATCGGGGTAACCGGGATGCTGGGGGCGCTGGGGCACCACATGAAGGAGGTGTCGCTTGCGGAGGATCACGCGCGCGGGGTGCGCATTGCCCAGCGCGAAATGAATGCCCTGCGGCGCCTGCGCTATTTCCCGGCCATGGAAATGACCGGCGAGGAAGGCCGCTATGTTTGGACGGCAACGGTCGAAGAGGCCGACTATGACGAGCTGCCGGGGGTCGATTCCGACGAAGTCAGCAACTCCCGCGCCCTAAGACCCTGCACCATGAGCGTGCTGGTGCAGTGGAGCGACTCCGCCGGCGGGGAATTGAGAAGACGCGTTTTGTTCCAGGGCATGGAGCTATTTCAAAGACGATGA
- a CDS encoding prepilin-type N-terminal cleavage/methylation domain-containing protein gives MGKPTRVGEWAIGRVRALSLHRVFSRSPHRPIAPSRKQGFTLLELLVALTLLGILGASIAGVLKNSADSVAQGSAAMDQLTRLRSLETVLGGAIRDARIAEVSQLERNRLADDPSYDGADGRYRFRGEELLLGFVMDRPFLEAERDGFWHWINVEVRIDEETEQQNLWMTDTSYLPGIDNPVGPDWSSDGLDDDWKPVKEVMLLGNTKEIFFRYWELEQTSMTDEPEKEEMEFDDIDTDYSVRLPDLIEMVMTIPNLGTESLMFDYSIRRKGI, from the coding sequence ATGGGCAAACCAACCAGAGTGGGTGAGTGGGCGATAGGGCGAGTGCGTGCCCTATCCCTCCATCGCGTTTTCTCCCGCTCGCCCCATCGGCCCATTGCCCCCTCTCGTAAACAAGGATTTACGCTTTTGGAATTGTTGGTGGCCTTGACCCTGCTCGGCATCCTCGGCGCTTCCATTGCGGGCGTGCTGAAGAATTCGGCGGATTCCGTGGCGCAGGGCTCGGCGGCAATGGATCAGCTGACGCGGCTGCGGTCGCTGGAAACGGTGCTGGGCGGCGCGATACGCGATGCCCGGATTGCCGAGGTCTCCCAGCTGGAGCGCAACCGGCTGGCCGACGACCCCTCCTACGACGGGGCGGATGGGCGCTACCGCTTCCGCGGCGAGGAGCTGCTGCTCGGATTCGTGATGGACCGGCCGTTCCTGGAAGCCGAGCGCGATGGCTTTTGGCACTGGATCAACGTCGAAGTGCGGATCGACGAGGAGACCGAACAGCAAAACCTGTGGATGACCGACACCTCCTACCTGCCGGGCATCGACAACCCGGTCGGCCCCGACTGGAGCTCGGACGGGCTGGACGACGATTGGAAGCCGGTCAAGGAAGTGATGCTGCTGGGGAACACGAAGGAGATCTTTTTCCGTTATTGGGAGCTCGAGCAAACCAGCATGACCGACGAGCCGGAAAAGGAAGAGATGGAGTTCGACGACATCGACACCGACTATTCCGTCCGCCTTCCCGATCTGATCGAGATGGTCATGACCATCCCCAATCTCGGCACCGAATCGCTCATGTTCGACTATTCGATCCGGAGGAAAGGGATATGA
- a CDS encoding type II secretion system protein GspK has protein sequence MRAQLFKNISARVDERANGRTGAFCSPPPHLPFTPTQKSGSALIMVLAVVVVLAVLITGFGSNMKGEVKAAGGHYEEALNFQLARSAVALARMELNRKNTTLYSDDFGNAFFIAGKEDYESQIEEMMLYRQGLEIGRGLASYRIIHKPNALDPNEVSQNDWHRLLEVACGIEEGEERNALVDAFHDWIDSDNLTRANGAEEEFYQDLDRPRHVKNGPLSNYEEILLVHGFTPEMLYGYNNPVRIEDNIMVGGGLLRYFIGDNSPEARASRKYIVDGILPSEPSRRPEDAQRFRQVQQKPEQLHLVAQGFVPDDPFHGEEDDFNEVEADEQLPEPVYQSRHIILMRLEQSKDAYRIGDLLENAAAETIERILAYGIPEEDL, from the coding sequence ATGAGAGCGCAACTGTTCAAGAACATTTCCGCTCGGGTGGACGAACGGGCGAACGGGCGAACAGGGGCTTTTTGCTCCCCACCCCCCCATCTCCCTTTCACCCCCACCCAAAAATCGGGTTCCGCCCTCATCATGGTGCTGGCGGTGGTGGTGGTGCTGGCGGTGTTGATCACGGGCTTCGGTTCCAACATGAAGGGCGAGGTGAAGGCGGCCGGCGGCCACTATGAAGAGGCGCTCAACTTCCAGCTGGCCCGTTCGGCCGTTGCCCTCGCGCGCATGGAGCTCAACCGCAAGAACACCACCCTCTATTCCGACGACTTTGGCAACGCCTTCTTCATTGCGGGCAAAGAGGACTACGAATCGCAGATCGAGGAAATGATGCTGTACCGCCAGGGGCTGGAAATCGGGCGCGGCCTCGCTTCCTACCGCATAATCCACAAGCCCAATGCGCTCGATCCCAACGAGGTGAGCCAGAACGACTGGCACCGCCTGCTGGAAGTGGCCTGCGGCATCGAAGAGGGCGAGGAGCGCAACGCACTGGTCGATGCCTTCCACGATTGGATCGATTCCGACAACCTCACGCGCGCCAACGGGGCCGAGGAGGAGTTCTACCAGGATCTGGACCGGCCGCGCCACGTCAAGAACGGGCCGCTCTCGAACTACGAGGAAATCCTGCTGGTCCATGGTTTCACGCCGGAAATGCTCTATGGCTACAACAATCCGGTGCGCATCGAAGACAACATTATGGTAGGCGGAGGGCTGCTGCGCTACTTCATCGGCGACAACTCGCCCGAGGCGCGCGCTTCCCGCAAATACATCGTCGATGGCATATTGCCCTCCGAGCCCTCGCGCCGCCCGGAGGACGCGCAACGCTTCCGCCAGGTGCAGCAAAAGCCCGAGCAGCTCCACCTGGTTGCCCAGGGCTTCGTTCCCGACGACCCCTTCCATGGCGAGGAAGACGACTTCAACGAGGTCGAAGCAGACGAACAGCTCCCGGAACCGGTCTATCAATCGCGTCACATCATCCTCATGCGGTTGGAGCAGTCGAAGGATGCCTACCGCATCGGCGACCTGCTCGAAAACGCCGCCGCCGAAACCATCGAGCGCATTTTGGCCTACGGAATCCCCGAGGAGGATCTATGA